In the genome of Nakaseomyces glabratus chromosome K, complete sequence, the window tgcaaagATTAAAACGCGATGAGTTTAGCGATGAGCAACCACACACATACTTCAGAAGCTCAAAATAATGGCACATCGTGCAGATcgaaaaatataatagaaGACCTCTGAATGTACTGATTtcaaattaaatattaatgaaatatGCCTGATGAAGAGATTCTAAACAAAGCCATCGAGCTTGGTACAACCTATTTCAAAAGTGAAGATTATAGAAAAGCAAGAAGTTTATTCGAAAAGGCCCTAAAACTAGTTGATTCATACTCAAAAGACGAGATAAAGAAGCTCCGAGGAGAAATTTATCATGTTGATGAACTTCCAGATGAGCTGTATAAGAGAGTCAAATGTGAAAGGATTATAACACATCCTAAGCATGTAAAAATACTGGATAACTTATCGGCATGTTgggaaaaacaaaatatactgGATAACGCGTTGAAGTTGTCCCATAAAATGGTTAAGCTTGAGCCATTCAACATAAAAACGTATATTAGAAAAGGCCGAATATTAATGAAGTTGACTAAATATAGAGATGCCTATcataatttcaaagaagGTCTCACCAGAATACAATATGCATCACAAAAGTATGAACTTATACCAAGTAGAAAACTAATGAAATATTGTGAAcaacaaaagaatattgttAGGGATATGTTCCTAAATAAAAGTAAATCGTTAGACTTGGCAGGGACGAACGAAAAGAAACGTAAGCTGATAGACCCCATACTGGAACAAGTACAGTTGAAAAAACAGAAAGAGTCTGACGCTGAAGAGTACTTTAATATAAAAGAGATTGATTTCATTGAGAAGCTGCCTATTGAACTTACCCTGAAGATTCTCAGGAAAATTCGGCCAAGACAGTTGGCAGAATTAATGCTCGTGTGTCGAAAATGGAGAGAAGTAATATTACAAGCGCCAGCATTATTTGATGAGTtcttatttcaaaatattacaTTACGCCAAATGATTAAGTTTAATGCTTTTATTATGAAGTTGAGCAAGattaatttttatattagtggatctaatattttgcattttaAAACTCTCAAAATTTCACCAAAATCACCCTCGGAGGAGTTTAAAATcaccaaaatattattagaGAGTTCTTCAGAGATAATTAGATGCAACAGACTAATCATGGCAATACCTAATACAACAACTTCACATATTGCAAAAATGATACCCAAAAGTAACGAGTTCACGAAATCTATTAGGGAGCTCTCATTAATGTGTACACTCAGGGCGGATAAAAATTATGAACTAGATATTTTAGAAAGCTTTGAATACCTTACAAGGCTTGAGATTATGTTTCATAATTCTTTGGTACCTCTGAGCAGTTCCAATGAAGAAGTAACTGGTGTTGGCACCCAAAATGCTCATTGGACTAGAACCCTCAAATACTTTAGTGTAATTTGTGATACAAGAAAAGTGCCAACATTTccatttaaaaatatattacaaAATAAGAACTTTCCATCTTTAAAAAAGCTTTGTATTAGCGGAGTTACAATGTCTTTGCAAGCTGATCAATTCGATTGGCTCACAAACACTCCTGCATTAAATGAACTTTGGCTAGAGAATAATAACAACGCGAAGCTATctcatttttttagtaCTATTAGAGATATTCACATTTGGGATGACTTGAAGAGGCTCACATTTCGtgaaaatagaaattatGACAAGGTATCTCTAGAGGCAAATAATAGAAGCTATTGCTACCTGTCTAATCTGAGATCTTTGGAGACACTTGATTTAATGGGTGGATCGATAACTGGTCTTGGATTAACAAGACTTTTCAGTTATTTTATGGATTGTAAAATCACCAAACTAAATTTGGGTGATTGCATGAATATTCAATTTACACTACTACCGCCATCGCATGCAATGGAAACAGCATTACAACCATCTTTTTTACTTTCATCATTACCAAACCTAAACAATTTACAGCTGCCTAAAATGGCAACTTTGGATGATGATGCAATAACTcttttctcaaaatttGCTCATCTTATGTCTTCAATGGATATACTTGATATATCTTTCAATCCATCGGTCACCGGAGTCTCTGTCTATTCATTTCTAAAAAACCTAAACACTTATAGAGAAAAAGCACTAGGTTTGCTTAATATTGATAACTGTAACAATATTTCACATATAACTGTTGGAACTATATTGGCTCAAGGGTTTGTCAACAAAGTTAGTTGTGTCTATGAGAGAGAACATTGGCACAACTTTGGAAGTAATTCTTTCAGATATATGGGCTGATGCCAATAAGACaaaattttgttatatAGCAATAGTCATGTAAATAATCTCACTTAAATTAATGGGTTAAATTCTAATAGTCAATATATAACAGTAAAAAGAATTATTCTATACTATGCAAGAAATAACATCAATATTGTATGATAAAATCAATCTCTTTGTAAATAGTCAAAAACATTTCTATTACTACCAAATATCACACGATCTGAGGTTTTAATAGCTGGACTGATACGCATATTCTGATACTTTTTTGGTGAAGCCGACTTCGAGGTTTTAACCTGAAGTATTTCCATGGTTTTTGTTGCAGATCCAACGGAAAAGGAACAAGAGCCCACAGCATATCTTGAACGTACTCTAGTTGATGCTTCTGATTTCCTgtgatttcttcttttctttggtATTGGCGCCAGGTATTTCTCTCTTGGAAACAATGGGTCATGGATTGTTGTGAAAGCATTCTCCCTTAACAATAATGTAGAGTTAGTAGGTTCATTCTCCATCAAATTATCATCTAGAACATTATTTTCCTCAAAAGTATCGTCGGTACTCTGGTTTGATAATTGCCTCTTTTTGGGATCATTAGAAAGCATCACCCTTTCCATAGCACCGTAAGAAATATTAGCAGGGATATCAGATGAGGATGATACGATTATTtgctctttcaaatatgcAATTGCCTTGTCCAAAATAAACTCTTGTGTGCAG includes:
- the DIA2 gene encoding DNA-binding SCF ubiquitin ligase subunit DIA2 (CAGL0K05599g~Ortholog(s) have DNA replication origin binding, ubiquitin-protein transferase activity) translates to MPDEEILNKAIELGTTYFKSEDYRKARSLFEKALKLVDSYSKDEIKKLRGEIYHVDELPDELYKRVKCERIITHPKHVKILDNLSACWEKQNILDNALKLSHKMVKLEPFNIKTYIRKGRILMKLTKYRDAYHNFKEGLTRIQYASQKYELIPSRKLMKYCEQQKNIVRDMFLNKSKSLDLAGTNEKKRKLIDPILEQVQLKKQKESDAEEYFNIKEIDFIEKLPIELTLKILRKIRPRQLAELMLVCRKWREVILQAPALFDEFLFQNITLRQMIKFNAFIMKLSKINFYISGSNILHFKTLKISPKSPSEEFKITKILLESSSEIIRCNRLIMAIPNTTTSHIAKMIPKSNEFTKSIRELSLMCTLRADKNYELDILESFEYLTRLEIMFHNSLVPLSSSNEEVTGVGTQNAHWTRTLKYFSVICDTRKVPTFPFKNILQNKNFPSLKKLCISGVTMSLQADQFDWLTNTPALNELWLENNNNAKLSHFFSTIRDIHIWDDLKRLTFRENRNYDKVSLEANNRSYCYLSNLRSLETLDLMGGSITGLGLTRLFSYFMDCKITKLNLGDCMNIQFTLLPPSHAMETALQPSFLLSSLPNLNNLQLPKMATLDDDAITLFSKFAHLMSSMDILDISFNPSVTGVSVYSFLKNLNTYREKALGLLNIDNCNNISHITVGTILAQGFVNKVSCVYEREHWHNFGSNSFRYMG